One segment of Solanum lycopersicum chromosome 1, SLM_r2.1 DNA contains the following:
- the LOC101268035 gene encoding LOB domain-containing protein 37, with protein MSCNGCRILRKGCNENCILRQSLQGIESSHAQANATVFVAKFFGRAGLMSFLTSVSESQRPALFQSLLFEACGRTVNPVHGAVGLLWTGNWHVCQSAVETVLKGGVLRPLPEFSGVTASPEFDSEANDVDLFRSQSSNFRSKRKIVDEVSEDLDLGLTSGSSPMVAGGKLNRRTEKRRAATPSLNSDESDTTTLESGFVYHQNPEQGNETKLLRLFF; from the exons ATGAGTTGCAACGGCTGTCGAATTCTCAGGAAAGGTTGCAATGAGAATTGCATACTCAGACAAAGTTTACAGGGCATTGAAAGCTCTCATGCTCAAGCCAATGCCACTGTATTCGTCGCCAAATTCTTCGGCAGAGCTGGCCTTATGTCTTTCCTCACTTCCGTTTCCGAATCTCAACGACCAG CTTTATTTCAGTCGTTGTTGTTCGAAGCGTGCGGAAGGACGGTAAACCCGGTGCACGGAGCAGTAGGATTACTGTGGACGGGTAACTGGCACGTGTGCCAGTCGGCGGTAGAAACAGTGCTTAAAGGAGGCGTGTTACGGCCGTTGCCGGAGTTTTCAGGTGTTACTGCTTCGCCGGAATTTGATTCCGAAGCAAACGACGTTGATCTGTTTAGATCGCAAAGCTCCAACTTCCGATCTAAGAGAAAAATTGTAGATGAGGTGTCGGAGGATCTAGATCTCGGACTTACATCAGGATCATCACCGATGGTTGCCGGAGGTAAACTGAACCGGCGAACGGAGAAACGAAGAGCGGCGACGCCTTCATTGAATTCCGATGAATCTGATACAACAACTTTGGAAAGTGGTTTTGTATACCATCAAAATCCAGAACAAGGAAATGAAACGAAGCTTCTTAGATTGTTCTTCTGA